The Eurosta solidaginis isolate ZX-2024a chromosome 4, ASM4086904v1, whole genome shotgun sequence genome includes a window with the following:
- the Fcp3C gene encoding uncharacterized protein Fcp3C has translation MVYLKSLFVRASIWTTILMVGVVLDVSIDVEAGTMKIAYKKGIYGKPNVVKEKRYNIRSGVIRELPSISSSTRPSPTSSSMITDLSKATSSNANISASPSMSPNSHMSTTTNTTMPSKPLHALAPTEAINTHEPTPPMPADAAQKELHELTADNKSDTIEVAATIHPQDLEKLLVEDDDALRQYLVLNRLIDGTSATADALPHIKPLLNNTLEEAAQESSLKEILIDPELDQNVKAEKTDDAIEELFPLPEPEALIAPRRVVTPTKATSKKVVKTTATTESNHPVPCTCGIFLTSQFKRGTGEQPQGTPVITNELDRTFACNSVGQKQCQTKCLETLVQHLPNSATILCASMNRDCRKERAYLFIKNCRNHWVHTNLAAGREYCCRDGKPYNCPLV, from the exons TATATTTGAAGAGCCTATTTGTCAGAGCATCTATATGGACTACTATACTTATGGTGGGGGTAGTATTGGACGTGAGCATAGATGTGGAagcgggcacaatgaaaattgcATACAAAAAAGGCATTTATGGCAAACCTAATGTAGTCAAAGAGAAACGCTATAACATTAGATCAGGCGTTATACGAGAGTTGCCTTCCATTTCAAGTAGCACACGCCCAAGCCCCACAAGCTCCAGTATGATAACGGACCTGAGCAAGGCGACGAGCTCTAACGCGAATATAAGCGCAAGTCCTAGTATGAGCCCGAACTCGCATATgagcacaacaacaaacaccactATGCCTTCAAAGCCGCTTCACGCATTAGCGCCCACAGAGGCGATAAACACACACGAACCCACCCCACCAATGCCAGCAGACGCAGCGCAGAAAGAATTGCACGAGCTCACGGCAGATAATAAAAGCGATACTATCGAAGTCGCAGCAACCATTCATCCGCAAGATCTTGAAAAATTGCTGGTTGAGGACGATGACGCGTTGCGACAATATCTGGTATTGAACAGGTTAATAGATGGAACATCAGCGACCGCTGACGCTCTACCGCACATAAAACCTTTGCTAAATAACACATTGGAAGAAGCGGCGCAAGAATCATCATTGAAAGAAATCCTCATTGATCCTGAATTAGATCAAAATGTTAAAGCCGAGAAAACAGACGATGCAATCGAAGAGCTCTTTCCATTACCTGAACCAGAAGCGTTGATTGCACCACGTCGTGTTGTTACGCCAACTAAAGCGACCAGCAAAAAAGTTgttaaaacaacagcaacaacagaaaGTAATCATCCAGTACCTTGCACTTGTGGTATCTTTCTCACCTCACAATTTAAACGCGGCACAGGAGAACAACCCCAAGGTACGCCAGTGATAACCAACGAATTAGATCGCACCTTTGCATGCAATTCCGTTGGACAAAAGCAGTGTCAGACCAAGTGTTTAGAGACG TTAGTGCAGCATCTGCCCAACTCTGCTACAATACTTTGCGCATCCATGAATCGTGATTGTCGAAAAGAGCGCGCTTATCTCTTCATTAAAAATTGTCGAAATCATTGGGTGCATACAAATTTGGCAGCGGGCCGTGAGTATTGCTGTCGTGATGGTAAACCGTACAATTGTCCACTTGTGTGA